The genomic window AGCTCTGAAGAACAAATGAAAGGTTAAGATTGAGAAATGGGAGGGGGATTCAAGGCAAGTTGTCTAATTGCCAGTGGTTTTGACTCACAGAACGGGGGAATTCCTGCCAGAAAGTAGAGAGGGATTTAGCACTCTGCCAGGTCCAACATAGTaagaaattttcagagaaaatgctTACCCAGGCAAACCTGTCTAAAACACCAAGGGGAAGCAAACTCAAGTTAATTCTGGGCTGGGCTGGTGACTAAGATTGAGGTTGATCTGAGGTTGAGACCTTCCTTATTGGATCACCAACCTGTAGCCTAGGGCCTGCCACTGAGTAAATGATAGTTAACAGGCCCTGGAGAGGAATCAGCTGCCCAGATACAAAGATAGGATTCAGGTGGCAGATGGACTCAAAGGGGAtgtggagagaaagaggaagctcCTACAGACACCTGGGTTTCCACGCATTCTTATTCCCTAAGCTAACGGGCATGAGCGAGGTGACAATGCACAGTCCCATTTGTTCTCACTGCCATGGAAAGTATCTTTATAGTCTTTCAGCAGCAACACCAGGGGCCTAGGCACAGAAGAACCCCTCCTTAGGATCCCCACTGCTCATCACAGTGCCTACCTTTGTTAAAGTACTAGTCACGCAATGTCACAAGGATGTTTACTTTTCCAAATCCCCAACTAGAGGCCAGGGAGGGGTCATCTATTTCTATATAGCCTGTACCCAGGTTGTAGAACAGAGGGCATGTTCAATACATATATGTTGATTAACTGAGATAATCTTCCCTGATTTTTCTCACACCAAGGGGAGGACCATGTCCCTGTTTCCATCACTCACTCTCCTTCTCCTGAGTGTGGTGGCAACATCTTACTCAGAAACTGTGACCTGTGAGGATTCCCAAAAGATCTGCCCTGCGGTGATTGCCTGTAACTCCCCAGGCATCAACGGCTTCCCAGGCAAAGATGGGCGTGATGGCACCAAGGGAGAAAAGGGGGAACCAGGTACAGGTTGGGCTGTTCTGTCTCTGCGATTCTTTACCTTCTAGAGAAAACTGCCTGGGGATATGAGGAGACTGATGTCCTATTTGAGTATATTTTTCTCAACTATACTCTAACTCAAAACAGAGATTCAGCTCTCATTCTCTGGCATCTCAGAGTTCCACACAGCAGTTTGTGACTAACAGTTGTCTTGCCTGCCCAGAAAAGTGGCCCACAGGTCAGGCCATCGCATGGGACACAGGATGAATTTTTCTTCTCTGGGTCATAGTTATTGTCATGTCAGACCCCTATTCACTTCAATAGGgatggcaccaggttcaagaggccaaAGTAGAGACCTGGAGCCAGCAAACACAGGTTTTACTGGGGGAACCTATTTACAGGGAGATCCAGCAGCAGTGGGCCGGACAGGAGAACCACAACTATTTGTAAAAAACATGCAGTTAATTTTCACTTTGCACCCTCCCTGCAGCAACCTCCATATGGCAACTCTATTTCTTAAGTTATTGCTCTCAGGTGCATACCATACAGTTATTGAGAGCAGTGCTCAGAAAGGTCAGTCCTGGGTCAAGGTCTCCTTTCTCCTGAGAAGGGACTGGGCATCCAACCCTTGAAGAGAAAGAACATAGATATTAagtcacatttcctttttcttccaacAGGCCAAGGGCTCAGAGGTTTACAGGGCCCTCCTGGAAAGTTTGGGCCTCCAGGAAATCCAGGGTCTTCTGGGTCACCAGGACCAAAGGGCCAAAAAGGAGACCCTGGAGAGAGTCCAGGTAAGGACTCCAGCAAGGTCCGAGCTGAATGCACCCAGGGTTCTGAGACCTTGAGTACCTGGTGTGCCCCTTCTCCTGTTCCTTCAAAGGAAGATACCCAAATCTGCTTTCTGACCCAGTGCCCTCAGCCCTCTTTTCATTCTTAGAGCCTTAGGGAATTCCTATAAGTGCCTGAGTACAGACTTACAAACTTTTCAAGACAACTCCCTCATCAGGCACTCCCTGTAGCAGCTGAGCCTGGGTTCTCCATCAGTTGAAATAGTTCAATGTGAGGCCCTGGTCCTAGAGGGAAAAAATAGGCCATCTAAGTGTGGGCttattatgtctatttttacAAAAGCATGTAACCATGGTATGTCATATTTTACTTCATAAGAAACCAAGCCAAAGCTTAATAGCTTACAAACATAGCCGTCAATTTAAATCACAAGTCTGTGGGTCAGCCATGTGATTTGTCTGCTGGTTTAAGCTGGGCTCACTCATATATGTCTGTGGTCAGCTGATGGCCAATAGTCTCACTCATGTGTCTGGCTGTTGTTTGAATGTTAGCTGGAGTGATGAGGGTAATTGAACCACGTCTCTCATCATCCAACAGGCTAGCCAGGGCTTCTTCACGTAGCAGTGACTACAGGATTCCCAAGAGTAGAAATAAGAAAGGCTTTAGGCTTCTTGAAGACTCAGAGCACATTATCATTTCTGCCAGACTGTATTGGTCAAAACAAGTcacaaggccagcccagattcaacgAGTACCGAAATAGACTCGTGTCTAAATGAGAGGAGCTACACCCTATTGAGGCCATTTTTGCCATCTACTACAACAAGTGGTTTGCTCTTGCCCTCCCCACTTGGATAATGGGCAACTCACAAAAATCTTGGTTTCCTGACTAATAGAACAAacctgggaaaaacaaaaacaaaataaaagacaacaaaagcaaaacctctCCAAAGACAAAAACCCTGTAATCTTTTTAGTCACTCTTCACCAGGTCATAATAGAGTAATACCTCAAGagatttcttttcagttttgataGAACAATTTGTTTGGAAAGAAATAATCTGTGAAGAACCTGGCCTATGGATTGCTAAGTAATCAGGgagtatatgtgtgcatgtgataTGTACGTGTACTTTGGGATACAGTAAACAGACAAAGAGTGACGTTTGGGGTTGGATGAAAATAgagatttttcattcttttgacttttaagtattttttattttcctttgaagtgTAAACATCAATGTAAAATAAGcttctttttcaatttgaaaaagatactcTACTCTCGTGTATATGCACAGTTCCGAGGCTCCTTCTCAACAATGCTTCTTTACTTTGTTCTAATTTTCTAGATTGTGAGAGTAGCCTGGCTGCCTCAGAAAGAAAAGCTCTGCAAACAGAAATGGCTCGTGTCAAAAAATGTAAGCTTTTTCTCTTACTCTCCAGGCAGCTtgaaatttgggaaaaaatagaatgctacaaatatttatagaatgcaacaaatatttattgaatgcatatAATTTTCTGTACCCTGATAGGCATTTCTCATATTCTGACCTCATGGAATTCTCACAacattttggtagaaatgggggcAAAGGGAAGTTAAATTACTTGCTCAAATGCACAGAGCTAATAAATGGCAGGGGTGCTTTATAGATGGAAGTCAGTCTAACTCGAGAGACCCTAATATTTTACCCTCTGATATTGCTCACTGAAAATGAGACTTATATCCCTTTGTTGCACTGGTATTGAGACATGGACATGGGGTCTAACCTGCCTCGGGCaaatattttcagacattttttgTTTGGTCTCaagttaataatttataatttggaaGTCCAAATTATATATCTTTTAGAATTCTGATCTGAAAGCACAGAGAGGCCTTTGTACCAGTCTGTCTGTTCACATTTGGGTTGCCatgtttaacaaagaaaaagacaaagcacCAGTTAAATTGGATTTCagcttaaaaacatttttagtataaatatgtctGAAAAATTATATAGGAGATATACTAAAATATTCAttgtttgtctgaaattcaagtttaactggacatactatattttatctggcaactctcCTCTAGAAGACTTTTTCTTGAGAAATACCTTGAGTTGGGCTTAAAGATAAGCCAATTTCACCCACTTTTTCACATTTTAGGGCTGACCTTCTCTCTGGGCAAACAAGTTGGGAACAAGTTCTTCCTGACTAATGGTGAAATGATGACCTTTGACAAAGTGAAGGCCCTGTGTGCCAAGTTTCAGGCCTCTGTGGCCACCCCCAGGAA from Theropithecus gelada isolate Dixy chromosome 9, Tgel_1.0, whole genome shotgun sequence includes these protein-coding regions:
- the MBL2 gene encoding mannose-binding protein C, whose translation is MSLFPSLTLLLLSVVATSYSETVTCEDSQKICPAVIACNSPGINGFPGKDGRDGTKGEKGEPGQGLRGLQGPPGKFGPPGNPGSSGSPGPKGQKGDPGESPDCESSLAASERKALQTEMARVKKWLTFSLGKQVGNKFFLTNGEMMTFDKVKALCAKFQASVATPRNAAENRAIQNLIKEEAFLGITDENTEGEFVDLTGNKLTYTNWNGGEPNNAGSNEDCVLLLKNGKWNDIPCSSSHLALCEFPI